A window from Triticum aestivum cultivar Chinese Spring chromosome 6D, IWGSC CS RefSeq v2.1, whole genome shotgun sequence encodes these proteins:
- the LOC123143863 gene encoding uncharacterized protein — protein sequence MATLTGSASSLFVHASVLARHPRFHAHSIPRARGAIHTSDAIPAFRAQRRPLRQGRAQAVRRNADPDAGSYTVTAAVDKLVRARRSVWGRVLTRVRTAYVPERRAGWFLGRVNPWTWERPVLKGKEEVGNDLQNILKGACDGEQQSLLLNGRGGWLTCW from the exons ATGGCCACTCTCACCGGAAGTGCCTCTAGCCTCTTCGTGCATGCCTCCGTACTCGCGCGGCATCCTCGCTTCCACGCTCACTCCATTCCACGCGCGCGCGGCGCCATCCATACCTCCGACGCAATACCGGCCTTTCGTGCCCAGCGCCGGCCGCTTCGGCAGGGGCGCGCTCAGGCTGTTCGGCGGAATGCCGACCCGGATGCCGGTTCTTACACCGTTACAGCGGCCGTCGATAAGCTGGTTCGGGCTCGTAGATCAGTCTGGGGACGCGTTCTGACGCGTGTGCGTACCGCGTACGTGCCGGAGCGGCGAGCTGGGTGGTTTCTCGGCCGCGTGAATCCTTGGACCTG GGAAAGGCCTGTTTTGAAAGGAAAGGAAGAGGTGGGTAACGATTTGCAGAATATTCTGAAAGGTGCTTGCGATGGCGAGCAGCAATCTTTGTTGCTTAATGGACGGGGTGGATGGTTGACCTGCTGGTGA
- the LOC123143860 gene encoding tyrosine-sulfated glycopeptide receptor 1-like, giving the protein MQTLHFSNKKCSKILGIPSFGLTLVLLVCLASPISSCMEQEKGALLQFLAELSQDGGLAASWQNGTDCCKWEGITCRQDGTVTAVLLPSKGLEGHISQSLGILIGLQYLDLSGNSLSGGLPLELLSSSSITTLDVSFNQLNGTLQELPSSTPGRPLQVLNISSNLFAGQFPSTTWKTMENLIAINASNNSFTGQIPTQLCSTSPSLALLDLCFNKFSGSIPPGLGDCSKLRELRAGYNNLGGTLPDELFNATSLEHLSFPNNGLHGAIDGTNIANLRNLVVLDLGRNNFSGKIPDYIGQLKRLEEFHLGNNNMSGKLPSSLSNCTNLIIVDLKSNNLSGELTKVNFSNLPNLKTLDLWLNSFTGTVPESLYSCSNLTALRLSSNNLHGQLSSRIGNLKYLSFLSLGKNNFTNITNAIQILKSSTNLTTLLIRNNFRGERMPEDDIIDGFENLQVLSIGGCQLYGTIPLWISRLRNLGMLLLNSNQLTGPIPGWINSLSHLFFVDVSNNSLTGETPLTLMEMPMLKSTENATHLDPRIFELPVYDGPSLQYRVVTSFPTMLNLSNNNFTGLIPEQIGQLKVLALLDLSFNKLSGQIPQSICNLTKLQLLDLSSNNLTGAIPAELNSLNFLSAFNISNNDLEGPIPSGGQFNTFQNSSFDGNPKLCGSVLTHKCGSDSLSMSTRKKRDRKAVFAIAFGVFFGGITILLFLACLLVSIRQKGFRAKNRRESNGEAEATSFYSSSEQTLVVTRMAQGQGEENKLKFNDILKATNNFDKENIIGCGGYGLVYKAELPDGSKLAIKKLNDEMCLMEREFTAEVDALSMAQHENLVPLWGYCIQGNSRFLVYSYMENGSLDDWLHNKDDDASSSLDWPTRLKIAKGASLGLSHIHDVCNPQIVHRDIKSSNILLDKEFKAYVADFGLARLILPNQTHVTTELVGTMGYIPPEYGQAWVATLRGDMYSFGVVLLELLTGMRPVPVLSTSKELVPWVLQMRSEERQVEVLDPTLRGTGYEEQMLKVLEAACKCVDQNQFSRPTVMEVVSCLVNIGICKDQPKYNELKT; this is encoded by the coding sequence ATGCAGACACTCCATTTCTCCAACAAGAAATGCAGCAAAATATTAGGCATACCTTCCTTTGGCCTTACTCTTGTGCTGCTGGTCTGCTTGGCCTCTCCTATCAGTTCCTGCATGGAGCAGGAGAAGGGCGCCCTTCTCCAGTTCCTTGCCGAGCTCTCACAAGACGGCGGCCTTGCTGCCTCATGGCAGAATGGCACGGATTGCTGCAAGTGGGAAGGGATCACCTGCAGGCAAGATGGGACGGTCACCGCTGTCTTGCTGCCTTCGAAGGGCCTTGAGGGGCACATCTCACAATCCCTTGGGATCCTCATTGGGCTGCAGTACCTTGATCTCTCTGGCAATTCGTTGTCCGGTGGTCTGCCGCTGGAATTGCTATCGTCCAGCAGCATTACTACCCTTGATGTTAGCTTTAACCAGCTCAACGGAACACTCCAAGAGCTGCCATCGTCAACCCCTGGCAGGCCTCTGCAGGTACTAAACATCTCAAGCAACTTATTTGCAGGACAGTTTCCATCCACCACATGGAAAACAATGGAGAATCTGATTGCAATCAATGCCAGCAATAACAGCTTTACTGGGCAGATACCAACTCAACTCTGTAGCACCTCGCCATCCCTCGCTCTGCTGGATCTGTGTTTCAACAAATTCAGTGGCAGCATCCCCCCAGGACTTGGTGATTGCTCCAAGCTGAGAGAGCTCAGGGCCGGGTATAACAACCTCGGTGGAACACTCCCAGATGAACTTTTCAATGCTACCTCGTTGGAACACCTGTCTTTTCCTAACAATGGATTACATGGAGCTATTGATGGTACAAACATAGCCAACCTCAGAAATCTTGTAGTCCTTGATCTTGGAAGAAACAACTTCAGTGGCAAGATTCCAGATTATATAGGCCAGCTCAAGAGACTGGAAGAGTTCCATTTGGGCAACAACAACATGTCAGGGAAGCTCCCGTCTTCTCTTAGCAACTGCACAAATCTCATAATAGTTGACCTCAAGAGCAACAACCTCAGTGGAGAGCTTACCAAGGTCAATTTCTCCAACCTGCCCAATCTAAAAACATTAGATCTTTGGTTAAACAGCTTCACAGGTACAGTTCCAGAAAGCCTATACTCATGCAGTAATCTGACTGCACTGCGGCTATCAAGCAACAACTTACATGGGCAGCTCTCATCGAGAATAGGCAATCTGAAGTATCTCTCCTTCTTGTCACTTGGTAAAAACAATTTCACAAACATCACAAATGCAATTCAGATCCTCAAGAGCAGCACGAATCTTACCACCCTACTTATCAGGAACAACTTCAGGGGGGAGCGCATGCCAGAGGATGACATAATTGATGGCTTTGAGAATCTTCAGGTTTTGAGCATTGGAGGTTGCCAATTGTATGGAACAATACCTCTATGGATATCAAGGCTCAGAAATTTGGGGATGTTACTTTTAAATAGCAATCAACTCACAGGACCAATACCAGGCTGGATAAACTCCCTAAGCCATCTCTTCTTTGTGGATGTGTCAAATAATAGTCTTACAGGAGAAACCCCATTAACCTTGATGGAGATGCCAATGCTAAAATCAACTGAAAACGCAACTCATCTGGACCCAAGGATCTTTGAGCTGCCTGTATATGATGGTCCATCACTTCAATACCGTGTTGTTACATCTTTCCCAACAATGTTGAATCTGAGCAACAACAACTTCACAGGTTTGATTCCCGAACAGATTGGTCAGTTGAAAGTGCTTGCTTTACTTGATCTCAGCTTCAACAAGTTATCTGGGCAGATCCCCCAATCTATTTGCAACCTGACAAAGTTGCAACTGCTAGACTTGTCCAGCAACAACCTCACAGGTGCTATCCCAGCTGAATTGAATAGCCTGAACTTCCTTTCAGCATTCAACATTTCAAACAATGACCTAGAAGGGCCTATTCCATCTGGAGGCCAGTTTAATACATTCCAGAATTCTAGTTTCGATGGGAATCCAAAGCTGTGTGGCTCTGTGCTCACTCACAAATGTGGTTCAGATTCATTATCTATGTCCACCAGAAAAAAACGAGATAGGAAGGCTGTTTTTGCGATTGCATTTGGTGTGTTCTTCGGTGGGATCACAATTCTTCTGTTTCTGGCGTGTCTCCTTGTCTCAATCAGGCAGAAGGGTTTTAGGGCAAAGAATAGAAGGGAAAGTAACGGAGAAGCTGAAGCAACTTCATTCTACTCTAGTTCAGAGCAAACATTAGTGGTGACGCGGATGGCGCAAGGCCAGGGTGAAGAAAACAAGCTCAAATTCAATGACATTTTGAAAGCTACGAACAACTTTGACAAGGAAAACATCATTGGATGTGGAGGGTATGGGTTAGTCTACAAGGCAGAGCTACCTGATGGCTCCAAGCTGGCAATTAAAAAGCTAAACGATGAAATGTGTCTGATGGAAAGAGAGTTCACTGCCGAGGTTGATGCTCTCTCCATGGCACAACATGAAAATCTTGTACCTCTGTGGGGTTACTGCATCCAGGGAAACTCAAGGTTTCTCGTATATTCCTACATGGAGAATGGAAGCCTGGATGATTGGCTGCATAACAAGGATGATGATGCTAGCTCATCTCTTGACTGGCCGACTCGGCTGAAGATCGCAAAAGGAGCTAGCCTGGGACTTTCTCATATCCATGATGTCTGCAACCCTCAAATTGTCCATCGAGACATCAAATCCAGTAATATCCTACTGGACAAAGAATTTAAAGCTTATGTTGCAGACTTTGGGCTAGCCAGATTGATTCTTCCCAACCAAACTCATGTAACAACTGAACTTGTCGGTACTATGGGTTACATTCCCCCTGAGTATGGGCAAGCATGGGTTGCTACATTGAGAGGCGATATGTACAGTTTCGGAGTAGTACTGCTTGAGCTGCTCACTGGAATGCGACCTGTTCCAGTCCTATCAACATCAAAAGAACTTGTCCCATGGGTGCTGCAGATGAGGTCCGAGGAAAGGCAAGTTGAGGTCTTGGATCCAACACTTAGAGGAACAGGATACGAAGAGCAAATGCTGAAGGTTCTTGAAGCCGCTTGCAAATGTGTCGACCAAAATCAGTTTTCGAGGCCAACTGTCATGGAAGTAGTCTCCTGCCTGGTCAATATAGGCATATGCAAAGATCAGCCAAAATACAATGAACTAAAAACATGA